A region of the Clostridium estertheticum subsp. estertheticum genome:
AAAAACTCTACCAATTCTGTCGCATCATTTGAATCAAGATTTATGGTCCCTAGAAATTGTAATAATTGCATTATTGCATTCTTACCGAACTCTGGTGTACTTCCATGAGCTGCTTCACCTATAGATTTAATTATTATCAAATTTGTGTTAACTACTGCGGATAGTTTATACCCAGTATCTTTTATAAAAGACCTTAATAATTTAACTATAACATTAGCATTAGTAGAAATAATTCCTGCTTCACAATAATCGGGTACCATGTTAGAAACTTGACCACCTTTGATATATTTTATAATGTTTTCACCTTTATTTATGTTATTAAAATCTTTTACAATATCAAAAATAGTTATACCTTTTTCTCCATTAATTATTGGATAGTCAGCATCTGGTGTAAACCCAGCAACTGGTGGTTTTTCTTTTTCTAAGTAATGATCAAGTTCCTTGCTTCCTGTTTCTTCATTAGTGCCAAATAAAACTCTAATTCTCTTAGATACAGGAAATTTTGCATCTTTTATTGCTTTTAAACCAAACAGTGTTGCCATTATTGGTCCTTTATCATCCGTAGTTCCACGTCCATACATTTTTCCATCATGAATCTCTGCGCCATAAGGAGGGTAAATCCATCCATCACCTTCTGGAACTATATCTAAATGACCTAGTGCTAAAACATAATCGTCACCCGTTCCATACTCTGCATACCCTACATATCCATCTACATTAACTGTATGAAGCCCCAATCTCTTTGCAACGCCCAAAGCACATTCTAGTGATTTAGCTACACCTTCACCAAACGGCATCCCATGTTTAGGTTCACTTTCTACGCTTTTAATTTTTATAATTTCTTGTGTAGATTTAATAATGTCCTCTTTCATGTCATCAATTAATTTGTTTAATTCCATATTCTTTCTCCTCCCTTAATAATCTACTAAAGTAGATTATAGTCTGCTTTATTATTAATATTATTATTTTTCAAAAGATATTCATCCTTGACTTGATAAATATCTCCTAAAAAACAGTTAAGAGCCATAACGGCCCTTAACTTATGTTTTTATATTTATTATTTAATCTAATGTTTTATTCCGTAGTTAAATTATAACATTAAATAGTTTTTGTGTCTATTTTGGTAGCATACAAGTCTTTTATTCTAGCTTAAATTTTTTAGACCGTCTTTTGTATTATAAATTTGTTTTTTCTATATAGTGGCAATTAACATCGATATGGTTTAAGAACAACAATAATCTTTCATAAAGTGGGTGAGCTTTATCACCATACTTTGCTTCTAGATTTTTTCCAATATCTTTTACAGTTTTCTTGCCATCTATTTGTAAAAACACACAACTTCCATACTCATCTAAAGAAGTCTTTTTATAATCTGGAATTTTGAAATTAAGTTTTCTAAAGACCCTTTGAAGCTTATGATCTTGTTTTTCAAGTACAGTCACAATATTATCTTTGTCCAATTCATACTCTAAATCATCAAAAATTTTAAATATTATATTTAAAACATCTTCATTATTTTCTAGCATCTTTTACCTTACTTTTCATTATAGGTATTATAGTGGCTATTACTAGAACTGCTAATATTATGAATGCCATTCCATTAGAAGCAGCAAATCCACTTGGTCCATTTCCTTTTATAACTTTCAATACTTGAAGTACAATACCTATAAGTCCAATTATTGAACCACCAGCAACAAGACCAGACGATAATCCTATACCATTTTCAATTTTAACTTCTTTTTCTTCTTTAGATTTAGAAGTTTTCTCTATAAATAAACGAACTAACGCGCCTACTAATATTATAGAATTCGTAGCTATCGGCAAGTAGAATCCTATAGCAATTGTCATTACAGGAAGCTTTAATATATATAAAACAATTCCCATAACAATACCAGCAATTACCATAACCCAAGGTAATTTACCTGACATTATGCCAGCAGTTAACGTTGCCATTAAGTTAGCTTGAGGTAGTGCAAATGGAACGTTATCTCCAGTAATTGCAAGTTTACTCGAAAGTAATAATATAGTACCAATAACTACTACAACACCTACTATACCAGCTATAGCATAATATTTTTGCATTTCATTTTTGTCGCCACCTACTATGTAAGTAACTTTTTGAGATTGACAATAACCAGCCGCTACAGATATAACAGTAACTATAAATGTACCAAATAAAAGTAGTGATTTGTTGTTTGCAGGATTTTTCCATCCCATTACAACAAACAATAATGTTACAACAACAATAGAAGCTATTGTCATTCCAGATACAGGAAGATTTGAAGTTCCTATTGTACCTGTTAAACGACCAGAAACTATAGCAAATAAGAGTGATAAGAATAATGATAATGCAGAAGCAGTTATTGCCATTAATATATTACCACCAGATATCATGAATCCTCCTATGAAAGATATTACTATACCACTAAGCAATATCATGTTTCCAGCAGATGAACTACCATTACCATTTGAAGACTTAGCACTCATAGTCTCCTTAATAGAAGCTACTATTGTAGGTATAAGCTTTATAGCACCTATAAAACCACCAGAAAGCATCATACCAGCACCAATATATTTCACATAACTACCAGCTATATCTTTAACTTGCATAGCATTTATAGCAACACTAGGATCATTCCATACAGTTGCTCCATCTCTTCCAAGATTAATGAAATATCCTATTAAAGGCATAATACCGAAGTTAGATAATATAGAACCAGCAAACATAGTTAAAGAAACATCTATGCCAACTATAAATCCTATACCTAATAACAGAGGATTAACTTCCACTTCAAATTTCCACTTGTAGAAAGATTCATTTACATAACTTATAACATTGTTAGCTACATTCATAAAAGAACTAGTTACAACAGTTATAATTCCTCCTATTCCAAACCCTATTCCCATGTACTTCATTGTTTCTCCGGCTCCTTCTGAAGCAACGAGTGTTTCAGATATAGCCATTGATTCAGGGTACATTAATTTACCATGTTCTTCTACCATTAAGTAGTTGTGAACAAGAGAAGCTATTCCTATACCGAATAAAACTCCACCAACACCAACAACTAAACCTTCGAGAAAAGTAACTTTAGCACCTATTAAAAGAATTGCAGGTAAAACAAATATTATACCACTAGCGACAGATTCTCCACCACTTGACATACCTTGTAATAAATTTTTTCCAAGTATACCCTTTTTCTTAGCAAATGCAGCTATAAATGCTGAACCTATTATAGAACCTGGTATACCAGCCGCAACTGTAAGCCCTGATTTCATACCTGAATAGGCAGTTGATGCTGCGAACAAAGCAGCTAAAAAAATACCAATTATTAATACGGCAACGTTTCCACCAGATTTAGAACCAGTTGAAACATAAGGAACGTAGTCTTTACCCGCTATTCCACCGTATGCACCTTTTGACAATTTTTTATCCATAAGATGTACCTCCTTTTATATTTATTGACCATAATCATACCTAGAATTATTGATATTGCTATTATTTTTGGCATTACTTGACTAGCTGGTACAAACGGTAAATAATCTTCACGTTTGATTCCACCATAAGCTGTATGAGAAACTTTTTAGATTTCTCGATAATATGTCCCCCCTTATAATTAATAAATTTAATTAATAATTCATAATACCATATGTTATAACGTGATTCAATACCATTGTTGTGTAGTAAATTTAGTACTATATTTTGACTTTTGAAAGTACAATTATATTCTTATGCGTTTTTGTGATTTTACCATATATATATATATATATATATTATTCTTAATCCTAAAAAAATATTAATAGTTTTTTTGCAAATATACCATAAGTTTATGTTAGCCTTACAGTTGCTTTTGCAATTGTAATTTTATATAAAATTATAATTTAACAACAGTTAAATTATAGCATAAATCTATCAGTACTGAATTTTCAAAAAATTAAAATAGCAGATATATAAACTTGCATTTGCACTCCGCTATTTTATCATTTTATTATTTTAATTTTCCAAATTTGCTAAAAGGACTAATTCTAATTCTTGCCTTACCCATTATATCTTTCCCAGGTATATAAGGTTTATCCCAGTATCTTGCATCTAAAGAATTAATTCTATTGTCTCCCATAAAGAAGTAACTATCCGCAGGCACTTTATATTTACCTGTTTTACCACCTGGATATACAACATAACTTTGATCTATTTTTTTATTGTTTATGTACACAGATCCATCTTCTTTAACTTCCACCAAATCATTTGGCAATCCAATAAGTCTCTTTATTAGATCTTCGCCTAGTTCATCGGAGTGAAATACTACTATATCTCCATGATTAAGATTATTTAGGTTATGAACTCTTGTCACTAAAATCTTATCATTTAGGTTTATTGTTGGCAGCATTGACCCAGTAGGAACAGTTACATTAAAGAAAATGACCTTATTTATAATAAAAGCTATTATAACTGCTGCTAATATCGGTAATATCCAATCTTGAAATATTTTTTTTACTAAATCCATGTTTATCCCCTCTCAAATATTATACATTAATATTTTATCACACTATATATATATAGTCTCTATTAAAAGTTTATTATATGTTAACATTTGATAAACTTTGAATGATTTAATTTAGGAATATGCACAAATGAAATTGTAGAAACTCCCAACATTTTATCATGTCAGGAGCTTTTTAAATTTTATATATGTTAAGTTTATGCCCACATTATCATATACGTTTTGCAAAGTGTGCCATAATCTTCGCCCAAATACATTGTGTTTCAAGAAATTCGCCGTAATGTTTTTCTACATTTTTGTTGTATTTCTCAAGTTCTGACAATATGTTTATAAATTCAGGTTTTCCGAAAAATTCACAAATTTTAGGCAACGTAACTTCCAATTCTTCTCTCATTTCTTTAATCTTTTCCTCATAACGATCTGGATGTGTTATATATAGCAATAATGGTTTATAACGGATCCACCCTATACACGCATTGTAAAACCGTGTAGTAATCTTCTCATTATCAGCCCTAATAAACTTAAGTCTTATTGGAAGAACACCCTCTAAAAGATTATTATATGTAGAAAATCCATCATGAAATGTGTAACATGGCACGCGTAGAACTTTTCTATCACTTAGACATGTAGCTAGGAAAGTATCTTCTCCTCTAGCTCCCGGTGGATTGTAAAATGGGAAAACGCGCTCAGGTTTAGTAAGATTAATGCACAAATTAGCCCCTGATATAAATTTAGAATGATCCTTTTCCACAACCTCTACAGCATCACAGCTAGTAAGTATACTTGTATTGGCATAAGTTATTCCTCCATTTATCATAACTGCTTTTAAACTATCCCACTTAACAATATCATTACTTATTGCCTCAATAAATGATCTAAAATCTCCTTCAGTCATAATATCATTAAACTCCATATATGGTATAGGAGATATATACCCGCAGTGATGTCCATGGGTAATGTCCGCATTCTTAATATTTTTAAGATGCTCTGACAAAACAAATTGTCCTCCCCAAATTGCAGTATCACGAGTATTAGTTACTGCCATTGGATACTCATCATCATCTAGAAACACCAAATAGTCCATATTCTTTTTGATAGCATTATATAGTACAGCATTACGTTTAGCTGCATACCCCCTACCAAAGATCTTTTTAGTTTCTTCAAGAGTAAGAATATTTTCTCTAATTAAATAGTCAATTTCTTGTTGCGTTGATACACTTCCAATAAAAGTGCTACTATCAATTTTCTTAACTAAATCAGGATGTATGTTCGTGTAATCAGTTACTTTAGTTTTATTATAATGAAGATCATATGCCACAAAAACATTTAAACTTATCCTTTTGTTTTCCACCAAACCAGATTCTTCCCAATTGTTTATGTTAGTTCTAAGTACCTTTTGGAAGCTTTTTCTTCCAGTTGCAAATCCTATTCCAACTTTAACCTCATTAATCTTTTGCACTTAATCGCTCCCTTTCTATGCAAAATCTAAATATTCATATTATTCTATTATAACATATTAAATACATATATTAATTATTATGGTTATTAATAAAGCATTTCTACTAGTAAACATTTTTTTAGATAACTACCCTTAGATTAAAAAGTTCCCCCAAACTAATGTCTGAGGGAATATAAAAGGCACTTTAATTTTGCTTAAAATCTTTCACATGCCACTTGCCACGTGGGTGGCACCTATCTTTTCTCTATCCTGGCAACGCATTCTATGTGCGCTGTCTGTGGGAACATATCTACGGGCTGGATTTCTTTAGTAATATATCCAAGTTCATTTAAAATTCCTAAATCACGAGCTAATGTACCTGGATCACAAGAAACATAAACTATACATTTAGGTCCCATATGACTTATTGCTTCTAGTAGAGTTTTATCGCAACCTTTTCTTGGTGGATCAACTACAACTAAATCAGCAATTACTCCATCATTTATAAGTTTCGGAATAATTATCTCTGCTTCCCCTACTAAAAACTCTGCATTTTCTACATTGTTTACTTTAGCATTTATTTTAGCATTTTCAATAGCCTGTGGTACTATTTCAACACCATAAACTTTTTTAGCGGTCTTAGATAAAAACAATGAGATAGTACCTGTACCACAATAAGCGTCAAGTACAACTTCGCCTCCGCCTAAATTTGCATACTCTAGTACCTTATCGTAGAGCACCTCTGTTTGAACTGAATTAACTTGAAAAAATGATAGTGGAGAAACTTCAAATTTAAATTCTCCTATGTAATCAGTTATTGTATCTTTCCCCCATAACGTCAAGCAAGTTTCTCCCAGTATTACATTAGTTTTTTCACTATTAATATTTTGTATTACACTCACAATACCCTTGATCTTTTTAGTAATTATTGCTATAAATTCTTCTTTATAAGGAAGGCTTTTACCATTTGTAACTAACACAACCATAACCTGTCCTGTTTTAGATCCTTTTCTAATCATAACGTGACGTAAAATCCCCTGATGATTTTCTTCGTTATAACATTGTATATTAAACTCTTTTATCCACTTTCTTGTAAGTTTTACTACAATATCTGCTACACTGTCTTGAATATAGCAATTTTCCATGTTAATTATGTCGTGACTTCTTGCCGCATAAAACCCAATTTTTACTTCCCCATTTTTATTGCTTGCAGGTAATTGAACCTTATTTCTATAATTATAAGGAGACTCCATCCCGAGTGTTGGATGCACAATTACTTTCTCTAATTTTCCTATTCTATTTATAACTTGATTTACTCTATTAGTTTTAAAATCTAATTGGGCCGCATAATCTATATGCTGCAAGTTGCACCCTCCACAGCTTTTATATATGTCACATACTGGTTCTATTCTGCTTATTGATTTCTCAATTATCTCGAGCAACTTTCCAAAACCAAAATTTTTAGATATCTTAACAATTTTTATTAACACCTTTTCTCCTACTATTGCACCCGCAACGAAAACGGTAAATCCATCAATCTTACCTACACCTTCACCCTCATACCCCATATTATCTATAGTTATTATATAATCTTCATTTTTTTTAACAGGAATAACATAATTCTCTAGTTTTCTTTTCATGAATTCTCCTCCAACCTTCTATCTACTACTATTTTTTCCATGCTAAAGGCATCTAGATTTCTTTCTAGATGCCTTTATAACAAATGCAAAGAAAAAATGCTTATTTCACAATATTAAATTTTACTTATTCTTTAAACGTCTGACATTCTGTTTTTTCACTGCTTAAAGCCTCTCTACCATTTACCATAATATTATGAGCAACACATTCTTCATCCCTATTATGCACACAATTTATAACTTCGCATTCAATTTTTGGACTCATCTCTATTTTGTCATTATTAAATGCTTGTTTAATTTCTCCAATAACATTCATATTAAGTACGTTATTAAATGAATTTTTTAGTCCCTTTTCAGCAAATGTTTCACACTGCGTCTCCTCTTTACTATGAACATTCGACCCTAAAATGTTGATAGTACTAGCTGAGCATATCCCCGACATATTATTAACACAATTTGTGGCAGTACAACTTAGAGTCCCTCTCATATCTACCCCTCCAACTATTTAATTTTACTATTATATTTAATTATAATTCCTTGCTTTACTTTTTATTATACTACAGATAAAAAAAAAGCACCATATAGGTGCTTTAAAAGAAATCAGTTGCCATGTTGTTTGCTTGTACTTATAATTGTAACCAAGTTTTTTTTATTTATACATAATTATTTAAAATATATTATATTCTTATAAAAAAAAGGATTGCCAATTATATGACAATCCTTAATTCATCTCTTTGATCGCTTAAATATCAGCGACTTCAGAAAGTTTTTTTAGTTCTTTACATTAGCCCTACCACTATATACAAGGCCTCTAGCTGCATCCATTGTTATAAAAGAACCAGTTTTAATAATATCAACTGCTCCTTTTGCATTGTATATAATTGGAACTGCTTTTGCAGTACCTTCAACAACAACATCTGATCTTGTTGCATCTTCTTCAACAATAATTCCTGAAACTCTATCTAATAAATCAGTATATTCTTTAGTTAATGTTTTTACTACTAAAATATCACCATCACGCATAGTTTCATTTGCTTCTTTTGCATTTTGCGCAAAGCAAGCTGTACCACAAGCTGATGCACTTATATTTCCTTTACCTTGAAGTAATATATCACCAACAATATGAACCTTCATCATGTTTGTACTACCTACAAAATTGGCAGGAATTCCAGCAGCAATAACTACTAAATCTCCCTTTTGTACATATCCTGCCTTTAATGCAATAGCTACAGAATTATCTATAAGTTTATCTGTAGATTCTATTTTATCAGCACATACTGAAACAACGCCCCAATTTAATGCTAAACTTCTAGCTACTACTTCATAAGGAGTAACAGCAATAACTGAACATTCTGGTCTATAAGCTGAAACTTTTCTTGCTGTATTACCACTTTGAGTTGCAGTAATAATAGCTGAAGCGTTTAATTCCATAGCAGTAGTACAAGTAGCTAAACTAATAGCATTTGGTACATTAGGAATATGAACTGCTCCCTTATTCTTTAAATTCTCTTTGTAGTTAAGAGCATTCTCAGCAGTTTGTGCTATTTTAGCCATTATAGTAGCTGCTTCAACTGGGTATTTACCATTAGCAGTTTCACCACTTAACATTATAGCATCTGTACCATCAAATATTGCATTTGCAACATCTGAAGACTCTGCTCTAGTTGGTCTTGGGTTTCTGATCATAGAATCTAACATTTGAGTAGCTGTTATAACTGCTTTACCAGCAGCATTACATTTAGCTATCATCATTTTTTGAACTATTGGAACTTCCTCTGTTGGAATTTCAACTCCTAAATCTCCTCTGGCAACCATGACAGCATCAGATAACTTAATAATATCATCAATGTTATCAACACCTTCTTGATTCTCAACTTTAGAAATTATTTGTACTTTTTCTCCACCATTTTCATTAAGAACACGTCTTATATGAAGTACATCTGATGCTTTTCTTACAAATGATGCTGCAATAAAATCAACACCTATTTCACATCCAAATTTCAAATCATCAATATCTCTTGCTGTAAGTGCAGGAAGATTTATTGCAACTCCAGGAACATTAACACCTTTGTGATTTCCTACCATACCAGTATTTGCAACTACACAATGTACTTTTTTACCTTCAACGCTTTCTACTGTGAGTCCAACTAAACCGTCATCTATTAATATAGTATCGCCAGCAACAACATCTTTATATAATTCTTCATAAGTTACAGAGCATATAGTTTCATCTCCAATAACTTCTTCACCACAAACAACAGTGAATTTAGATCCTTCTTGTAATTCAACTTTACCAGCTGAAAAATTTCCTGTTCTTATTTCTGGTCCTTTAGTATCAAGTATTATAGCAATATGTCTATTCATTTCTTTTCTAACTAGTTTTACTCTATCAATTCTTTCTAAATGTTCTTGATGATCACCATGTGAAAAATTATGTCTTGAAGCATCCATTCCTGCATTTATTAAATCTTTTATAGTTTCCATACTTCCACTAGCTGGTCCTACTGTACAAATCATTTTAGTTTTTTTCATTAATTATTCTCCTCTTATTGTATATTATTTTATATTTAGCTTTTATATATAAGCCTTCTTATTAAATCACTTTAGTAAGAAAGAATTTTAGATATTTCATAAAGTTCTTCATTAAATTTTCTTGGTATTTCTAGCGCTTCATTGATATCTTCATCAACTATTTTGCCATTTTTCATACCAATAACTCTGCCTGATCTACCTTCTATAAGTACTTGCACTGCAGCTACTCCCATTTTAGATGCAAGCATTCTATCAAATGCACTTGGACTTCCACCTCTTTGAATATGGCCGAGTATTGTAGCTCTTGATTCAATTCCGGTTATTTCTTCAACCTGCTTTGCAAGTTCATTGGCACCGCCCACACCTTCAGCAAGGAGTATTAGATTATGCATTTTACCTCTTAGTTTGCCTTCAAATATAGTTTTGCACAAAGAATCTATTTCATACCCTTTTTCAGGTATAATTACTTCTTCAGCTCCTCCACCAATACCAGCATATAATGCTATATCTCCACAGTTTCTTCCCATTACTTCAACTACACTAATTCTCTCATGAGAACTTGAAGTATCTCTTATTTTATTTATAGCATCAAGCACTGTATTTAGTGCTGTATCAAATCCTATCGAATATTCACTATATGGAAGGTCATTATCTATAGTTCCTGGTATACCTACAGTTGCAATACCGAGGTCTGATAAAAGTTGTGCTCCTGCAAAAGAACCATCCCCACCAATTACTACTAGTCCATCAATACCAAAAACTCTTAGTACATTAACTGCCTTTTTTCTTCCAGCCTCAGTTTTAAATTCTTCACAGCGTGCAGTTCTAAGAATAGTTCCGCCTCTATGAATTATATCTGAAACCGAATGTCTATCCATATCAAATATTTCACCATTTATAAGTCCACTATACCCTCTTTGTACACCCATAACTCTTATACCTTTGAATATAGCCATCCTAACTACTGCTCTAATGGCTGCGTTCATTCCTGGTGCGTCGCCTCCACTTGTCAATACCGCTATTGTTTTCATAACTATTCCTCCTTATAACTCTCTATAGAATAAACAATTATTAATTTTTTCCCCTTTATAATTCTTTGAGGTATAAAACAATTATTAATTGTTTTCCATTTCTGTACCATCGGGATAAATCTACCCCACCGTGGTCATAATATGTCCATGTTAACAACAAAAATATAACTATTATTAAAAAATACCCTTTATACTCTAATATTATACAAAATTCTCGAAACATTCAACGGTTTATAGAAATAAATATTTATTTTTTAATAAACGACCTATTACTAGTGTAATGTAATCCTTTCAATGGTTATATTTAAGTTAAAGATATATATATTACCATTTAACAAGTTAAAATTACTACTTTAACTAAGATTGTTATTAAAGATAACAATTTTACCTTTAATAACCACCTCTACAATTATACAAAAATATTTTATTGTATTTTTATATTATCTTGGCCAAACATTTTTCTTAAAACTTCCATAACATCAATTTCTTCGCTAAGCCATAAAGCTTTATCCACAGCATACATTTTTCTCGGCTCTTTTGTACACAGATATACAGGGGTACTTCCCCTATATATAGCTAAGTTTTGCTTTATTTTCTTTAATGCATCTTTCATCATAACATCATTTTCGACTAAGATATAAATTTTTTCGCTGTTAATTTTTACAAGTGGCTTAATATCTTCGCATAATATCTTTGGTTGTTCCTCTTCGCGAATACTAACCCTGCCTTTAATTATTACTATTTCATCTTCTTCAACAAGTGACTTATATTTTTCAAATGTCTTTGGAAAAACTATTACTTCAACACTAGCATATAAATCCTCTAAATTAATAAATGCCATCATATCATTATTTTTAGTAACTTTTTTACTAACCGATGATATTATACCACCAATTATAACTTTATCACCATCTTGAAGTTTAAAACTTTCACTAAGCATTTCATTATCTTCTTCAAGACTCTCATCTAGCACAATATCAGATATTCTAGTATTGGTCTGTATATTAAGTGTCTCTTCGTATTCATCTAGAGGATGACCAGACAAATATATTCCAGTCATTTCCTTTTCCATAGCTAAAATATGTTTCTTTTTAAATTCTTTGATCTTCGGATACTCTATTTCAAAATTATTATAATCATTATCAAAATCTAAAAACAGATTTATTTGTCCTGAAATATTTCTCTTTCTATCATTGTTTACTCCATCTAATACCTTCTCGTAAACCGCTAACAGTTGCGATCTATGAATTTTAAAATCATCAAATGCTCCTGCCTTAATAAGACTTTCTACTGCTCGTTTACTTACACAAGATGTGTCTATTTTATTGCAAAAATCCATAAAACCTGAAAATTCGCCTTTCTCTTCCCGATTACGTACAATGCTCTCTATTACATTTACCCCTACATTCTTAAGTGCTGATAGGCCAAACCTTATAGTATCGCCTTTTACAGTAAACTCAGCAAAACTTTCATTTATACTAGGAGGCAACACCCCTATATCAATTTGAACTGCATACCTAGTATAAAA
Encoded here:
- the pepV gene encoding dipeptidase PepV, with the translated sequence MELNKLIDDMKEDIIKSTQEIIKIKSVESEPKHGMPFGEGVAKSLECALGVAKRLGLHTVNVDGYVGYAEYGTGDDYVLALGHLDIVPEGDGWIYPPYGAEIHDGKMYGRGTTDDKGPIMATLFGLKAIKDAKFPVSKRIRVLFGTNEETGSKELDHYLEKEKPPVAGFTPDADYPIINGEKGITIFDIVKDFNNINKGENIIKYIKGGQVSNMVPDYCEAGIISTNANVIVKLLRSFIKDTGYKLSAVVNTNLIIIKSIGEAAHGSTPEFGKNAIMQLLQFLGTINLDSNDATELVEFLNKNIGMQTHGESFGVCLEDKISGKLSFNVGVINMDKNSATVTLNLRYPVTNKLEDMMTPFNEKIKGTGLRVEKFVHQEPLYFPPDSPIIKSLQKVYTEQTGEEATLVSIGGGTYAKEMPNIVAFGPMFPGEPDTIHKQNEYITIDNLIKNAKIYAHALYELAK
- a CDS encoding PqqD family peptide modification chaperone; protein product: MLENNEDVLNIIFKIFDDLEYELDKDNIVTVLEKQDHKLQRVFRKLNFKIPDYKKTSLDEYGSCVFLQIDGKKTVKDIGKNLEAKYGDKAHPLYERLLLFLNHIDVNCHYIEKTNL
- a CDS encoding OPT family oligopeptide transporter, giving the protein MDKKLSKGAYGGIAGKDYVPYVSTGSKSGGNVAVLIIGIFLAALFAASTAYSGMKSGLTVAAGIPGSIIGSAFIAAFAKKKGILGKNLLQGMSSGGESVASGIIFVLPAILLIGAKVTFLEGLVVGVGGVLFGIGIASLVHNYLMVEEHGKLMYPESMAISETLVASEGAGETMKYMGIGFGIGGIITVVTSSFMNVANNVISYVNESFYKWKFEVEVNPLLLGIGFIVGIDVSLTMFAGSILSNFGIMPLIGYFINLGRDGATVWNDPSVAINAMQVKDIAGSYVKYIGAGMMLSGGFIGAIKLIPTIVASIKETMSAKSSNGNGSSSAGNMILLSGIVISFIGGFMISGGNILMAITASALSLFLSLLFAIVSGRLTGTIGTSNLPVSGMTIASIVVVTLLFVVMGWKNPANNKSLLLFGTFIVTVISVAAGYCQSQKVTYIVGGDKNEMQKYYAIAGIVGVVVVIGTILLLSSKLAITGDNVPFALPQANLMATLTAGIMSGKLPWVMVIAGIVMGIVLYILKLPVMTIAIGFYLPIATNSIILVGALVRLFIEKTSKSKEEKEVKIENGIGLSSGLVAGGSIIGLIGIVLQVLKVIKGNGPSGFAASNGMAFIILAVLVIATIIPIMKSKVKDARK
- the lepB gene encoding signal peptidase I → MDLVKKIFQDWILPILAAVIIAFIINKVIFFNVTVPTGSMLPTINLNDKILVTRVHNLNNLNHGDIVVFHSDELGEDLIKRLIGLPNDLVEVKEDGSVYINNKKIDQSYVVYPGGKTGKYKVPADSYFFMGDNRINSLDARYWDKPYIPGKDIMGKARIRISPFSKFGKLK
- the rlmD gene encoding 23S rRNA (uracil(1939)-C(5))-methyltransferase RlmD; the encoded protein is MKRKLENYVIPVKKNEDYIITIDNMGYEGEGVGKIDGFTVFVAGAIVGEKVLIKIVKISKNFGFGKLLEIIEKSISRIEPVCDIYKSCGGCNLQHIDYAAQLDFKTNRVNQVINRIGKLEKVIVHPTLGMESPYNYRNKVQLPASNKNGEVKIGFYAARSHDIINMENCYIQDSVADIVVKLTRKWIKEFNIQCYNEENHQGILRHVMIRKGSKTGQVMVVLVTNGKSLPYKEEFIAIITKKIKGIVSVIQNINSEKTNVILGETCLTLWGKDTITDYIGEFKFEVSPLSFFQVNSVQTEVLYDKVLEYANLGGGEVVLDAYCGTGTISLFLSKTAKKVYGVEIVPQAIENAKINAKVNNVENAEFLVGEAEIIIPKLINDGVIADLVVVDPPRKGCDKTLLEAISHMGPKCIVYVSCDPGTLARDLGILNELGYITKEIQPVDMFPQTAHIECVARIEKR
- a CDS encoding DUF1540 domain-containing protein, whose amino-acid sequence is MRGTLSCTATNCVNNMSGICSASTINILGSNVHSKEETQCETFAEKGLKNSFNNVLNMNVIGEIKQAFNNDKIEMSPKIECEVINCVHNRDEECVAHNIMVNGREALSSEKTECQTFKE
- the pyk gene encoding pyruvate kinase, with translation MKKTKMICTVGPASGSMETIKDLINAGMDASRHNFSHGDHQEHLERIDRVKLVRKEMNRHIAIILDTKGPEIRTGNFSAGKVELQEGSKFTVVCGEEVIGDETICSVTYEELYKDVVAGDTILIDDGLVGLTVESVEGKKVHCVVANTGMVGNHKGVNVPGVAINLPALTARDIDDLKFGCEIGVDFIAASFVRKASDVLHIRRVLNENGGEKVQIISKVENQEGVDNIDDIIKLSDAVMVARGDLGVEIPTEEVPIVQKMMIAKCNAAGKAVITATQMLDSMIRNPRPTRAESSDVANAIFDGTDAIMLSGETANGKYPVEAATIMAKIAQTAENALNYKENLKNKGAVHIPNVPNAISLATCTTAMELNASAIITATQSGNTARKVSAYRPECSVIAVTPYEVVARSLALNWGVVSVCADKIESTDKLIDNSVAIALKAGYVQKGDLVVIAAGIPANFVGSTNMMKVHIVGDILLQGKGNISASACGTACFAQNAKEANETMRDGDILVVKTLTKEYTDLLDRVSGIIVEEDATRSDVVVEGTAKAVPIIYNAKGAVDIIKTGSFITMDAARGLVYSGRANVKN
- the pfkA gene encoding 6-phosphofructokinase gives rise to the protein MKTIAVLTSGGDAPGMNAAIRAVVRMAIFKGIRVMGVQRGYSGLINGEIFDMDRHSVSDIIHRGGTILRTARCEEFKTEAGRKKAVNVLRVFGIDGLVVIGGDGSFAGAQLLSDLGIATVGIPGTIDNDLPYSEYSIGFDTALNTVLDAINKIRDTSSSHERISVVEVMGRNCGDIALYAGIGGGAEEVIIPEKGYEIDSLCKTIFEGKLRGKMHNLILLAEGVGGANELAKQVEEITGIESRATILGHIQRGGSPSAFDRMLASKMGVAAVQVLIEGRSGRVIGMKNGKIVDEDINEALEIPRKFNEELYEISKILSY